The proteins below are encoded in one region of Drosophila santomea strain STO CAGO 1482 chromosome 3R, Prin_Dsan_1.1, whole genome shotgun sequence:
- the LOC120453326 gene encoding uncharacterized protein LOC120453326 isoform X1 — protein sequence MSLQRSSSFSLTFNQNTSIVSRTNSRTIFGAYGEFLDLWDVGNEIFAEPTARFSSSEGSNLPQSFGANGYPNQMMHGEQASGGCNMAQLTNNLENSGNNNSDANNNMKTCNKFICHKGTDSEDDVQVANEASLGSADSTVEDMKEDIEQTVAVSGSELTTEPMAFLQGLNSGNLMQFSQQSVLREMMLQDIQSQANTLPKLENHNIGGYSFSMVLDEPPKSHWMYSVPLNKLYIRMNKTFNVDVQFKAKMPIQPLNLRVFLCFSKDVSGPVLRCQNHLSVEPLTAHNAKVRDSLLRSENPNSVYCGTAQGKGVSERFSVIIPLNMSRSGNRTGHVRQTLAFKFVCQNSCIGRKETSLVFCLEKACGDIVGQQVLDVKICTCPKRDRNQDERQLNGKKRKSVADDTDDAEPYVKPSKVRRRSAIKMEETESNDSRDCDDSFVEWNVSRTQDGEYRLAITCPKKEWLLQSIEGMIKEAAAEVLRNPNQENLRRHANKLLSLKKSAFELP from the exons ATGAGTCTCCAAAGGTCCTCGTCGTTTAGCTTGACTTTTAACCA AAACACTTCGATTGTTTCGCGTACCAATAGTCGCACAATTTTTGGAGCTTACGGGGAGTTTCTGGATTTGTGGGATGTCGGCAACGAAATCTTCGCAGAGCCAACAGCTCGATTCTCCAGCAGCGAAGGTTCCAACTTGCCGCAGAGTTTCGGGGCCAACGGATATCCCAACCAGATGATGCATGGGGAGCAAGCCTCTGGAGGATGCAACATGGCGCAGCTTACTAACAATCTGGAAAACTCAGGCAACAATAATTCCGATGCCAATAATAACATGAAAACATGCAACAAATTCATCTGCCACAAGGG CACCGATTCCGAGGATGACGTCCAGGTGGCCAACGAAGCCTCCTTGGGATCGGCGGACTCCACCGTGGAGGATATGAAGGAGGACATTGAACAAACGGTGGCGGTATCGGGATCGGAATT GACCACGGAACCCATGGCCTTTTTGCAGGGATTAAAT TCCGGGAATCTGATGCAGTTCAGCCAG cAATCGGTGCTGCGCGAGATGATGCTGCAGGATATTCAGAGCCAGGCGAACACGCTGCCCAAACTGGAGAATCACAACATCGGAGGCTATAGCTTTAGCATGGTTTTGGATGAGCCGCCCAAGTCCCACTGGATGTACTCGGTTCCGCTGAACAAGCTCTACATCCGGATGAACAAGACCTTTAACGTGGACGTACAGTTCAAGGCTAAGATGCCCATTCAGCCGCTTAATCTGCGCGTGTTTCTTTGTTTCTCGAAGGATGTCAGTGGTCCTGTGTTGCGTTGCCAAAATCACCTGAGTGTAGAGCCTT TGACTGCCCATAACGCAAAAGTGCGGGACAGCTTGCTGCGCAGCGAGAATCCCAACAGTGTCTATTGCGGAACTGCCCAGGGCAAGGGCGTTTCAGAGCGCTTTTCCGTGATAATCCCTTTAAACATGAGTCGCTCTGGAAACCGCACTGGGCACGTGCGCCAAACCTTGGCCTTCAAGTTCGTTTGCCAAAATTCGTGTATTGGGCGAAAAGAAACTTCCTTAGTTTTCTGCCTGGAGAAAGCATG CGGCGATATCGTGGGACAGCAGGTTCTGGATGTTAAAATTTGTACGTGCCCCAAACGTGATCGCAACCAAGACGAACGCCAGCTCAATGGCAAGAAGCGCAAGTCCGTAGCGGACGACACCGATGATGCTGAGCCGTACGTAAAACCGTCGAAAGTTCGTCGGCGCAGTGCTATAAAGATGGAGGAGACGGAGAGCAATGACAGCCGCGACTGCGACGACTCCTTCGTAGAGTGGAACGTATCGCGAACACAGGATGGCGAGTACCGTTTGGCCATTACGTGCCCCAAAAAGGAATGGCTGCTGCAGAGCATCGAGGGCATGATTAAGGAGGCGGCGGCTGAAGTGCTGCGCAATCCCAACCAAGAGAATCTGCGTCGCCATGCCAACAAATTGCTGAGCCTGAAGA AAAGTGCCTTTGAGCTGCCATGA
- the LOC120451008 gene encoding cystinosin homolog: MNNQTSHETRMDLTLLLLLATVALGNAQTSLLTVDSHDITVLLNTSETFVVFANGLLASDVPVTLGTDSEDYLLIDPASFVYPAGSTGNQSVVITGLRAGNVKVVADSDDAHKEIVKDVFVRVTVAKSRALIYTSIIFGWIYFVAWSVSFYPQIWSNYRRKSVEGLNFDFLALNIVGFTLYSMFNCGLYFIEDLQSEYEQRYPLGVNPVMLNDVVFSLHAMFATCITILQCFFYQRAQQRVSFIAYGILAIFAVVVVVSAGLAGGSVIHWLDFLYYCSYVKLTITIIKYVPQALMNYRRKSTSGWSIGNILLDFTGGTLSMLQMILNAHNYDDWVSLFGDPTKFGLGLFSVLFDIFFMLQHYVFYRHSRESSSSDLTTVTEVQNRSNESPSEVTTEKY; encoded by the exons ATGAATAACCAGACATCCCACGAAACCAGAATGGACCTCACTTTGCTGCTTCTCCTGGCCACAG TTGCCCTGGGAAATGCCCAAACCAGTCTGCTCACCGTCGATTCCCATGACATCACTGTTCTGCTGAACACCAGCGAGACTTTTGTGGTGTTCGCCAA CGGATTGCTGGCCAGTGACGTTCCAGTTACGCTGGGAACGGATTCGGAGGATTACTTGCTCATCGATCCCGCGTCTTTCGTGTATCCAGCGGGCAGTACGGGGAATCAGTCGGTGGTGATAACTGGTCTTAGAGCCGGCAATGTCAAAGTGGTCGCCGATAGCGATGATGCCCACAAAGAAAT TGTAAAGGATGTGTTTGTTCGCGTGACTGTGGCCAAATCGAGAGCTTTGATATACACCTCCATCATCTTCGGCTGGATTTACTTTGTGGCCTGGTCGGTGTCCTTCTATCCGCAGATCTGGAGCAACTATCGCCGCAAGTCCGTCGAGGGCCTGAACTTTGACTTCCTGGCCCTCAACATAGTGGGCTTCACCCTGTACAGCATGTTCAACTGCGGCCTCTACTTCATCGAGGATCTGCAGAGCGAGTACGAGCAGCGATATCCGCTGGGCGTGAATCCTGTGATGCTCAACGATGTGGTGTTCTCATTGCACGCCATGTTTGCCACCTGCATTACGATCCTGCAGTGCTTTTTCTATCAG AGGGCACAGCAAAGGGTGTCGTTCATTGCCTACGGAATCCTGGCCATCTTCGCCGTGGTCGTCGTCGTGTCCGCCGGTTTGGCCGGAGGCTCCGTCATCCACTGGCTGGACTTTCTCTACTACTGCAGCTACGTGAAGCtgaccatcaccatcatcaaGTATGTGCCGCAGGCTCTGATGAACTATCGCCGCAAGAGCACCTCCGGCTGGAGCATTGGTAACATCCTGCTGGATTTCACGGGAGGAACTCTGAGCATGCTGCAGATGATCCTGAATGCTCATAATTACG ATGACTGGGTGTCCCTCTTCGGGGATCCCACCAAGTTCGGACTGGGTCTGTTCTCTGTGCTCTTCGATATTTTCTTCATGCTGCAGCACTACGTGTTTTATAG GCATTCGAGGGAATCATCGAGCTCTGACCTCACCACTGTGACGGAGGTTCAAAATCGATCAAATGAGTCGCCGAGCGAAGTGACGACTGAGAAATATTAG
- the LOC120454226 gene encoding uncharacterized protein LOC120454226, which yields MSAITVLTIILVTLLSHRTGALEFEECASAPQLGVYVASSSNCSKYIYCAGPGSFEAECLDGHYYDEKLERCLDRKLVTRCHDPVESTTKSPSMVTKPAQEADPLAITLRLLPNAGPCYPYMVCYEGAGLAKACTPAHLVSCNRMQSRENIINCQEGVYGFMPHPRHCAYFYYCSSGSKLIHRCPLNYTWHYERRSCVQQSEKMCYSEKLRLNRNKMGKAKQAYF from the coding sequence ATGAGCGCTATAACCGTTTTAACAATTATTTTGGTGACCTTGCTAAGTCACCGAACCGGTGCCCTGGAATTCGAGGAGTGTGCCAGTGCCCCACAATTGGGAGTTTACGTGGCCAGCTCTAGTAATTGCTccaaatacatatattgcGCCGGTCCAGGATCCTTTGAGGCCGAGTGCTTGGATGGACATTACTACGATGAGAAGTTGGAACGCTGCCTGGATCGCAAGTTGGTAACGCGATGCCATGATCCTGTAGAAAGCACCACCAAATCTCCATCGATGGTTACGAAACCAGCTCAGGAAGCGGATCCATTGGCGATTACCCTGCGACTTTTACCCAATGCCGGACCCTGTTATCCGTACATGGTGTGCTACGAAGGGGCTGGCCTGGCCAAGGCCTGTACTCCTGCTCATCTGGTGTCCTGCAACCGTATGCAATCCAGAGAGAACATCATCAACTGCCAGGAGGGAGTGTATGGGTTTATGCCACATCCCCGGCATTGTGCCTACTTCTACTACTGCTCCAGTGGCTCCAAGCTTATCCATCGATGTCCTTTGAACTATACTTGGCACTACGAACGGAGGTCCTGCGTCCAGCAATCCGAGAAGATGTGCTACTCCGAGAAGCTTCGGCTCAATAGAAATAAAATGGGAAAGGCCAAGCAGGCGTATTTCTAA
- the LOC120453327 gene encoding putative gustatory receptor 94a has product MDFTSDYAHRRMVKFLTITLIVFMTAFGLLANRYRPGRRERFRFSKAYLAFALLWTIAFSFIYGRQIYKDYQQGQINLKDATTLYSYMNIIVAVINYMTQMIISDHVAKMMSRVPFFDTLKTLRLDSRSLYKSIALALVKTIVFPLTLEVALILQQRRQHPEISLIWTLYRLFPLIISNLLNNCYFGAMVVVKEMLYALNRRLDAQLQEVNLLQRKDQLKLYTKYYRMQRFCALADELDQLAYRYRLIYVHSGKYLTPMSLSMILSLVCNLLGITVGFYSLYYAIADTFIMGKPYDGLGSLINLVFLSISLAEITLLSHLCNHLLVATRRSAVILQEMNLQYADCRYRQAVHNFTMLVTVTKYQIKPLGLYELDMRLIINVFSAVASFLLILVQADLYQRFMMY; this is encoded by the coding sequence ATGGACTTCACTAGCGACTACGCGCATCGGCGTATGGTGAAATTTCTGACGATCACGCTGATTGTTTTTATGACCGCCTTTGGACTCCTGGCCAATCGATATCGCCCGGGCCGTCGTGAGAGATTCCGCTTCTCAAAGGCCTATCTGGCCTTCGCTTTGCTGTGGACAATTGCATTCAGCTTCATTTACGGACGGCAGATCTACAAGGACTACCAGCAGGGCCAGATCAACCTGAAGGACGCCACCACCTTGTACAGCTATATGAACATCATAGTGGCTGTTATTAACTATATGACACAGATGATAATCAGTGACCATGTGGCCAAAATGATGAGCAGAGTGCCCTTCTTTGACACCCTAAAAACACTACGCCTGGACAGCAGGTCGCTGTACAAATCCATAGCTTTGGCCCTGGTCAAGACCATTGTTTTTCCCCTGACATTGGAAGTGGCTCTTATACTGCAACAGAGGCGGCAACATCCCGAGATCAGCTTGATCTGGACCTTGTACCGGCTGTTTCCATTGATTATTTCCAATCTTCTGAATAACTGCTACTTCGGGGCAATGGTGGTGGTGAAGGAGATGCTGTACGCTCTGAACAGGCGGCTGGATGCACAGTTGCAGGAGGTGAATCTGCTGCAGAGGAAGGACCAGCTTAAGCTGTACACTAAATACTATCGCATGCAGCGATTTTGCGCCTTGGCGGATGAACTGGACCAGCTTGCGTATCGCTATAGATTAATATATGTGCACTCCGGAAAGTATCTGACTCCAATGTCCTTGTCCATGATTCTGTCGCTCGTCTGCAACCTGCTCGGTATAACAGTGGGCTTCTACAGTCTGTACTACGCCATAGCGGACACCTTTATCATGGGCAAGCCGTACGATGGACTTGGTTCGCTGATCAACCTGGTGTTTCTGTCTATCTCGCTGGCGGAGATCACATTGCTCTCGCATTTGTGCAACCACCTGTTGGTGGCCACCCGAAGATCGGCAGTTATCCTCCAGGAGATGAATCTGCAGTATGCTGACTGTCGCTATCGTCAGGCAGTCCATAACTTCACCATGCTGGTCACGGTGACCAAGTACCAGATTAAGCCCTTGGGCTTGTACGAGCTGGACATGCGACTGATCATCAATGTCTTCTCGGCGGTGGCCAGTTTCCTGCTGATTCTCGTGCAGGCCGATCTGTACCAGCGCTTCATGATGTACTAA
- the LOC120453936 gene encoding estradiol 17-beta-dehydrogenase 11, which translates to MSEVLRTTWVKLQALIALIGFAAITPLLILVAVLSRLIAKLCCCSAPKCIEGEVAVVTGAGHGLGRAISLELARKGCHIAVVDINVSGAESTVKQIQDIYGVRAKAYKANVTSHSELVELNTKVVADLGPVTVLVNNAGVMLHRNMINPDPADVQLMIDVNLTSHFWTKLVFLPKMKVLRRGFIVTISSLAGVVPLPYSTGYTATKAGTLAHMRALRMEMALENQKDIHVTTVLPTFLRTNSEITELTDSMGINDLYPLVTGEEAAHRIVAGMLRGEAEITLPGLASLLYRLIHIFPADWQDRMILLLSSSRFKQLRDERS; encoded by the exons ATGTCGGAAGTACTGCGAACCACTTGGGTAAAACTGCAGGCCCTCATCGCACTGATCGGTTTCGCGGCTATAACTCCACTACTCATTTTGGTAGCAGTTCTCAGTCGACTGATCGCCAaactctgctgctgctcggcgCCGAAATGTATCGAGGGAGAAGTGGCCGTG GTCACTGGAGCTGGACATGGACTGGGTCGTGCCATATCCTTGGAACTAGCAAGAAAAGGCTGTCACATCGCCGTGGTGGATATCAATGTCTCCGGAGCGGAAAGCACTGTTAAGCAAATCCAAGATATCTATGGGGTTCGCGCAAAGGCCTACAAG GCTAATGTCACCAGTCACAGCGAACTAGTTGAGCTGAACACCAAAGTGGTTGCGGATCTGGGCCCAGTAACTGTCCTAGTCAATAATGCAGGTGTCATGCTGCATCGCAACATGATAAATCCGGATCCAGCCGATGTGCAGCTAATGATCGATGTTAACCTTACGTCGCATTTCTGG ACCAAATTGGTTTTCCTGCCCAAAATGAAGGTATTGCGCAGAGGTTTCATAGTTACAATCAGTTCGTTGGCAG GTGTCGTCCCATTGCCCTACAGTACGGGCTACACAGCCACCAAGGCTGGCACCCTGGCTCACATGAGGGCCCTGCGCATGGAGATGGCTCTGGAGAACCAGAAGGACATCCATGTGACCACCGTGCTGCCCACGTTTCTGCGCACCAACAGTGAGATAACTGAGCTGACGGATAGTATGGGAATCAACGATCTATATCCTCTGGTCACCGGTGAGGAGGCGGCCCACCGAATCGTGGCCGGCATGTTGAGGGGTGAGGCTGAGATCACCTTGCCGGGACTGGCATCCCTCCTCTATCGACTGATTCATATTTTCCCGGCTGACTGGCAAGATCGAATGATTCTGTTGCTCAGCAGCAGTCGATTTAAGCAGCTGCGAGATGAGCGCTCCTGA
- the LOC120452326 gene encoding uncharacterized protein LOC120452326, with product MESTDEQLQLELHGISMESRQVSNFDDLMELTNNSERLMARVNSSLDALNSALDNLESRTERVLVEIRRLISSGIPAAQGPHDGCGDPDARA from the coding sequence ATGGAAAGTACAGatgagcagctgcagctggaacTGCACGGGATTTCGATGGAAAGTCGCCAGGTCAGCAACTTCGATGACCTTATGGAACTGACCAACAACTCGGAGCGTCTGATGGCCAGAGTCAACTCGAGCCTGGACGCCCTGAACTCCGCCCTCGATAACCTGGAGAGTCGAACGGAGCGCGTTCTGGTCGAGATTCGGAGGCTAATCAGCTCGGGAATACCAGCGGCACAGGGTCCGCACGATGGATGCGGAGATCCAGATGCCAGGGCGTAG
- the LOC120453749 gene encoding short-chain dehydrogenase/reductase family 16C member 6 yields the protein MVETATTTTITRTTTAVPAGAVTVTGPTASATPTATQAAAQAHRNDETTRAIFNLKVIIFLLLLPLVLLAVFLKHLLDYLFALGLKEKDVSGKVALVTGGGSGLGREICLELARRGCKLAVVDVNSKGCYETVELLSKIPRCVAKAYKNDVSSPRELQLMAAKVEKELGPVDILVNNASLMPMTSTPSLKSDEIDTILQLNLGSYIMTTKEFLPKMITRKSGHLVAVNALAGLVPLPGAGIYTATKYGIEGFMESLRAELRLSDCDYVRTTVANAYLMRTSGDLPLLSDAGIAKSYPGLPTPYVAEKIVKGVLLNERMVYVPKIFALSVWLLRLLPTKWQDYMLLRFYHFDVRSSHLFYWK from the exons ATGGTGGAGACGGCAACGACAACTACCATAACCCGCACCACAACGGCCGTTCCGGCTGGTGCAGTAACGGTAACTGGACCCACTGcctcggccacgcccaccgcgACACAGGCGGCCGCGCAGGCGCATCGCAACGATGAGACCACCCGGGCCATCTTCAATCTGAAAGTGATCATctttctgctcctgctgccacTGGTCTTGCTGGCCGTCTTCCTCAAGCACCTGTTGGATTACCTATTCGCGCTGGGATTGAAGGAGAAGGATGTCAGTGGCAAGGTGGCACTG GTGACCGGCGGAGGCAGTGGCCTGGGTCGCGAGATCTGTTTGGAGCTGGCCCGACGTGGCTGCAAGCTGGCCGTCGTGGATGTCAACTCCAAGGGATGCTACGAAACAGTGGAATTGCTCTCTAAGATACCACGCTGCGTTGCCAAGGCCTACAAG AACGACGTGTCATCGCCGCGCGAACTGCAACTGATGGCCGCCAAGGTGGAGAAGGAACTGGGTCCCGTGGATATTCTGGTTAACAATGCCTCCCTCATGCCCATGACTTCAACACCCAGCCTGAAGAGCGACGAAATCGACACCATACTGCAGCTCAACTTGGGCTCCTACATAATG ACCACCAAGGAGTTCCTGCCGAAGATGATTACGCGCAAATCCGGTCACCTGGTCGCAGTAAATGCCTTGGCAG GTCTGGTTCCGCTGCCAGGAGCGGGCATCTACACGGCCACCAAGTACGGAATCGAGGGCTTCATGGAGTCGCTGCGGGCTGAGCTGCGATTGTCCGACTGTGACTACGTTCGCACCACGGTGGCGAATGCCTACCTGATGAGGACCAGCGGCGATCTTCCACTGCTCAGTGATGCGGG CATTGCAAAGAGCTATCCGGGACTGCCCACACCATATGTGGCCGAGAAGATTGTCAAGGGCGTGCTGCTGAACGAGCGCATGGTGTACGTGCCAAAAATATTCGCACTTAGTGTGTGGCTGCTCAG ACTGTTGCCCACCAAGTGGCAGGATTACATGCTGCTCCGCTTCTATCACTTCGATGTGCGCAGCTCCCACCTGTTTTACTGGAAATAG
- the LOC120453326 gene encoding cellular tumor antigen p53 isoform X2, which translates to MYISQPMSWHKVSTDSEDDVQVANEASLGSADSTVEDMKEDIEQTVAVSGSELTTEPMAFLQGLNSGNLMQFSQQSVLREMMLQDIQSQANTLPKLENHNIGGYSFSMVLDEPPKSHWMYSVPLNKLYIRMNKTFNVDVQFKAKMPIQPLNLRVFLCFSKDVSGPVLRCQNHLSVEPLTAHNAKVRDSLLRSENPNSVYCGTAQGKGVSERFSVIIPLNMSRSGNRTGHVRQTLAFKFVCQNSCIGRKETSLVFCLEKACGDIVGQQVLDVKICTCPKRDRNQDERQLNGKKRKSVADDTDDAEPYVKPSKVRRRSAIKMEETESNDSRDCDDSFVEWNVSRTQDGEYRLAITCPKKEWLLQSIEGMIKEAAAEVLRNPNQENLRRHANKLLSLKKSAFELP; encoded by the exons ATGTATATATCACAGCCAATGTCGTGGCACAAAGTCAG CACCGATTCCGAGGATGACGTCCAGGTGGCCAACGAAGCCTCCTTGGGATCGGCGGACTCCACCGTGGAGGATATGAAGGAGGACATTGAACAAACGGTGGCGGTATCGGGATCGGAATT GACCACGGAACCCATGGCCTTTTTGCAGGGATTAAAT TCCGGGAATCTGATGCAGTTCAGCCAG cAATCGGTGCTGCGCGAGATGATGCTGCAGGATATTCAGAGCCAGGCGAACACGCTGCCCAAACTGGAGAATCACAACATCGGAGGCTATAGCTTTAGCATGGTTTTGGATGAGCCGCCCAAGTCCCACTGGATGTACTCGGTTCCGCTGAACAAGCTCTACATCCGGATGAACAAGACCTTTAACGTGGACGTACAGTTCAAGGCTAAGATGCCCATTCAGCCGCTTAATCTGCGCGTGTTTCTTTGTTTCTCGAAGGATGTCAGTGGTCCTGTGTTGCGTTGCCAAAATCACCTGAGTGTAGAGCCTT TGACTGCCCATAACGCAAAAGTGCGGGACAGCTTGCTGCGCAGCGAGAATCCCAACAGTGTCTATTGCGGAACTGCCCAGGGCAAGGGCGTTTCAGAGCGCTTTTCCGTGATAATCCCTTTAAACATGAGTCGCTCTGGAAACCGCACTGGGCACGTGCGCCAAACCTTGGCCTTCAAGTTCGTTTGCCAAAATTCGTGTATTGGGCGAAAAGAAACTTCCTTAGTTTTCTGCCTGGAGAAAGCATG CGGCGATATCGTGGGACAGCAGGTTCTGGATGTTAAAATTTGTACGTGCCCCAAACGTGATCGCAACCAAGACGAACGCCAGCTCAATGGCAAGAAGCGCAAGTCCGTAGCGGACGACACCGATGATGCTGAGCCGTACGTAAAACCGTCGAAAGTTCGTCGGCGCAGTGCTATAAAGATGGAGGAGACGGAGAGCAATGACAGCCGCGACTGCGACGACTCCTTCGTAGAGTGGAACGTATCGCGAACACAGGATGGCGAGTACCGTTTGGCCATTACGTGCCCCAAAAAGGAATGGCTGCTGCAGAGCATCGAGGGCATGATTAAGGAGGCGGCGGCTGAAGTGCTGCGCAATCCCAACCAAGAGAATCTGCGTCGCCATGCCAACAAATTGCTGAGCCTGAAGA AAAGTGCCTTTGAGCTGCCATGA